A section of the Osmia lignaria lignaria isolate PbOS001 chromosome 3, iyOsmLign1, whole genome shotgun sequence genome encodes:
- the LOC117610768 gene encoding (3R)-3-hydroxyacyl-CoA dehydrogenase — MVVGKLAFVTGAGSGIGREVCRTLAGQGAKVIAADRNLNNVQETVASLNDSNHLALNIDVANEQSVKGAFQSIISKYSVPPTIIINSAGITRDQFILKLTQDDFDQVLDVNLRGTFFMIQTAVKEMIDANVSKDSSIVNLSSIIGKVGNMGQANYAASKAGVIALTRTACLEFGQFGVRVNTVLPGFIQTPMTETVPDNVKGMFIKKIPLRRMGKPEEVAEVIVFLASSKSSYINGASIEVTGGMT, encoded by the exons ATGGTAGTCGGTAAGCTTGCGTTTGTAACAG GCGCAGGTAGCGGTATAGGCAGAGAAGTATGCCGTACCTTGGCAGGGCAAGGAGCCAAAGTTATTGCTGCCGATCGAAACCTAAACAATGTTCAAGAAACTGTTGCATCTTTAAATG ATTCCAATCATTTAGCATTGAATATAGATGTTGCAAATGAACAAAGCGTTAAGGGGGCatttcaaagtataataagtAAATATTCAGTACCGCCAACTATTATCATCAATTCTGCAGGCATTACACGTGATCAGTTCATTTTAAAACTTACACAGGATGATTTTGATCAAGTGTTGGATGTAAATTTAAGGGGAACATTTTTTATGATCCAGACAGCAGTGAAAGAAATGATTGATGCAAATGTAAGCAAAGATAGCTCGATCGTTAATTTAAGTTCAATTATtgggaaagtaggaaacatgggTCAAGCTAATTATGCTGCATCAAAAGCTGGTGTGATAGCTCTTACAAGAACCGCTTGTTTAGAATTTGGACA ATTTGGAGTCCGTGTCAATACAGTGCTGCCTGGTTTCATACAAACCCCCATGACAGAAACAGTACCCGATAACGTAAAAggaatgtttataaaaaaaatacctcTTCGTAGAATGGGAAAGCCGGAAGAAGTAGCAGAAGTTATTGTATTTTTAGCATCTAGTAAAAGTTCCTATATCAATGGTGCTTCCATCGAGGTCACAGGGGGAATGACCTGA
- the LOC117610766 gene encoding deoxynucleotidyltransferase terminal-interacting protein 2, translated as MVRYTQFTVSHRSNLSFYSTGTNDYNFTFIFRQFFLGNVLLLSFRCFDCQSVTSIHLLWKTYTTGQTDLLTRDRLVYSDDDDFDFEDTGTQRRKFFDIEENLLENDVRKKKITFNVSKDINLDEFESEMGWSNTARRDKNNKTAPNVIALKQEVMAIDAIMKNSVIKPGSEQLKYVHNVHVSKRKLQARKHRERAKTKGTGWFNMPAPEITPEIKHDLQVLQMRSVLDPKHFYKKNDLKVLPKYFQIGKVVDTPLDYYSGRLTKKERKKTIVDELMADAEFSKYNKRKYKEIIDEKNKSHHKAHKRAKKLKGKKK; from the exons ATGGTCAGATATACCCAGTTTACCGTCTCCCACCGTTCCAACCTTTCATTCTATTCCACTGGAACCAACGATTACAATTTCACATTCATTTTTAGACAATTTTTCCTTGGTAATGTATTATTGCTTTCTTTCCGTTGTTTCGATTGCCAATCCGTAACAAGTATTCATCTTTTATGGAAAActt ATACCACAGGTCAGACAGATTTATTAACGAGAGATCGTTTAGTATACAGTGACGATGATGATTTCGACTTTGAAGATACAG GTACTCAGCGGAGAAAGTTTTTTGATATTGAGGAAAATTTACTAGAAAATGACgttcgaaagaaaaagataacaTTCAATGTGTCAAAAGACATTAATCTCGATGAATTCGAAAGTGAAATGGGATGGTCAAATACTGCTCGAcgagataaaaataataaaacggcCCCAAATGTGATAGCTTTAAAACAAGAAGTAATGGCAATAGATGCCATTATGAAAAATAGTGTTATCAAACCTGGGTCGGAGCaattaaaatatgtacataaCGTACACGTAAGCAAAAGAAAATTGCAAGCTAGAAAACATAGAGAACGCGCTAAAACCAAGGGTACAGGCTGGTTTAATATGCCTGCTCCTGAAATAACTCCAGAAATTAAACACGACCTTCAAGTTCTTCAAATGAGATCGGTATTAGATccaaaacatttttataaaaagaacgATCTGAAAGTTTTGCCAAAATACTTTCAAATTGGTAAAGTTGTCGATACACCGTTGGATTATTATTCCGGACGTCTTACGAAGAAAGAACGTAAAAAGACAATTGTGGATGAACTGATGGCTGATGCTGAATTTTCCAAGTATAATAAACGTAAATATAAGGAGATTATTGATGAAAAGAACAAGTCGCATCATAAAGCTCATAAGCGTGCAAAGAAActtaaaggaaagaaaaaatga